A genome region from Manis javanica isolate MJ-LG chromosome 3, MJ_LKY, whole genome shotgun sequence includes the following:
- the GHSR gene encoding growth hormone secretagogue receptor type 1, whose translation MWNATPSEEPGSNLTLRDLGWDTPGDNDSLADELLPLFPAPLLAGVTATCVALFVVGVAGNLLTMLVVSRFRELRTTTNLYLSSMAFSDLLIFLCMPLDLVRLWQYRPWNFGDLICKLFQFVSESCTYATVLTITALSVERYFAICFPLRAKVVVTKGRVKLVILVIWAVAFCSAGPIFVLVGVEHENGTDPWDTNECRATEFAVRSGLLTVMVWVSSVFFFLPVFCLTVLYSLIGRKLWRRRRGEAAAGASIRDQNHKQTVKMLAVVVFAFILCWLPFHIGRYLFSKSFEPGSLEIAQISQYCNLVSFVLFYLSAAINPILYNIMSKKYRVAVFKLLGFEPFSPRKLSTLKDESSRAWTESSINT comes from the exons ATGTGGAACGCGACGCCGAGCGAGGAGCCAGGGTCCAACCTCACCCTGCGGGACCTGGGCTGGGACACTCCCGGCGACAACGACTCGCTGGCGGACGAGCTGCTGCCGCTCTTCCCCGCGCCGCTGCTGGCCGGGGTCACCGCCACCTGTGTGGCGCTCTTCGTGGTGGGCGTCGCGGGCAACCTGCTCACCATGCTGGTGGTATCGCGCTTCCGCGAGCTGCGGACGACCACCAACCTCTACCTGTCCAGCATGGCCTTCTCCGACCTACTCATCTTCCTCTGCATGCCCCTCGACCTCGTTCGCCTCTGGCAGTACCGGCCCTGGAACTTCGGCGACCTGATCTGCAAACTCTTCCAGTTCGTCAGCGAGAGCTGCACCTACGCCACGGTGCTCACCATCACCGCGCTGAGCGTCGAGCGCTACTTCGCCATCTGCTTCCCGCTGCGGGCCAAGGTGGTAGTCACCAAGGGCCGCGTGAAGCTGGTCATCCTGGTCATCTGGGCCGTGGCCTTCTGCAGCGCCGGGCCCATCTTCGTGCTGGTGGGAGTGGAGCACGAGAACGGCACCGACCCTTGGGACACCAACGAATGCCGGGCCACCGAGTTCGCCGTGCGCTCCGGACTGCTCACCGTCATGGTGTGGGTGTCCAGCGTCttcttcttcttgcctgtctTCTGCCTCACTGTGCTCTACAGCCTCATCGGCAGGAAGCTGTGGCGGAGGAGGCGCGGCGAGGCGGCGGCGGGCGCCTCGATCCGGGACCAGAACCACAAGCAAACAGTGAAAATGCTGG CTGTCGTGGTGTTCGCTTTCATCCTCTGCTGGCTGCCTTTCCACATAGGGcgatatttattttccaaatcctTCGAGCCTGGCTCCCTGGAGATTGCTCAGATCAGCCAATACTGCAACCTGGTATCCTTTGTCCTCTTCTACCTCAGTGCTGCCATTAACCCCATTCTGTACAACATTATGTCCAAGAAGTACCGAGTGGCGGTATTCAAGCTTCTGGGATTTGAACCCTTCTCCCCAAGGAAGCTCTCCACTCTGAAGGATGAAAGTTCTCGGGCTTGGACAGAATCTAGTATTAATACATGA